The following are from one region of the bacterium genome:
- a CDS encoding putative metal-binding protein produces MVLVAPEVTRRKVERELNLWRENEEIYRRRGWILLGHHDQEVDVGFLGQLPLGARPIPVMAACVRIDFTNFDLWAPSVEFIDPMTGEYTPPIVQALVETDEGPRNLIVFSHPDTNRPFFCVPGIRQYHEHPQHSGDSWFLHRNTGEGSLATICDRVWRAMARNLLGIHLEMQTVPGQLKLQLRLQNAPGEVVPVLWENIRQAQQATRVAQAGGVVGQPIPPEILAMLGIGSPPQVPK; encoded by the coding sequence ATGGTCCTTGTTGCACCGGAGGTCACGCGGCGGAAGGTCGAGCGGGAACTCAATCTTTGGCGTGAGAACGAGGAAATCTATCGCCGCCGCGGGTGGATCCTCCTCGGCCACCACGACCAAGAAGTCGACGTGGGTTTCCTCGGACAGCTTCCGCTCGGCGCCCGGCCGATCCCGGTCATGGCCGCCTGCGTGAGGATCGACTTCACCAACTTCGATCTTTGGGCTCCATCGGTCGAATTTATCGACCCCATGACCGGCGAGTATACCCCGCCGATCGTGCAGGCGCTCGTCGAAACTGACGAGGGGCCGCGCAATCTCATCGTCTTCAGCCACCCGGACACGAACCGGCCGTTCTTCTGCGTCCCCGGCATCCGCCAATACCACGAACACCCGCAGCACTCCGGCGACTCCTGGTTCCTGCACCGCAACACGGGCGAGGGCAGCTTGGCGACGATCTGCGATCGCGTGTGGCGTGCTATGGCGCGAAACCTTCTCGGCATCCATCTCGAGATGCAGACGGTGCCGGGGCAGCTAAAGCTCCAACTCCGCCTCCAGAACGCGCCGGGCGAGGTGGTACCAGTATTGTGGGAGAACATCAGGCAGGCTCAGCAGGCGACGCGCGTTGCCCAGGCGGGCGGCGTTGTAGGTCAACCCATCCCGCCGGAAATCCTCGCCATGCTCGGGATCGGTTCCCCGCCACAGGTGCCAAAGTGA
- a CDS encoding DUF2604 domain-containing protein, with protein MSSEQNIDITVVVSGQAERLKINVHQTLEQLVRDALQRSGNQGQPPSDWELRTENGTLLNQSLTVAAAGLKDGMTLFLSPKAGAGG; from the coding sequence ATGAGTAGCGAGCAGAACATCGATATAACCGTGGTCGTGTCGGGGCAAGCCGAGCGGCTAAAAATCAATGTGCATCAGACGCTTGAGCAACTTGTCCGGGATGCGCTTCAGAGGAGTGGCAACCAGGGGCAGCCACCGTCGGACTGGGAGCTAAGGACGGAGAACGGCACCTTGCTCAACCAGAGCTTGACGGTCGCGGCCGCCGGCCTCAAGGATGGGATGACGCTGTTCCTCAGCCCGAAGGCCGGCGCCGGCGGGTAG